The Hevea brasiliensis isolate MT/VB/25A 57/8 chromosome 1, ASM3005281v1, whole genome shotgun sequence genome has a window encoding:
- the LOC110658606 gene encoding extensin-2, producing MTSYGGGPSWGRLWPQLAVALALVLVSNSVGSVYGDAYSYYSPPPPPYEYKSPPPPSPSPPPPYEYKSPPPPSPKPQYEYKSPPPPSPSPPPPYEYKSPPPPSPKPQYEYKSPPPPSPSPPPPYEYKSPPPPSPSPPPPYEYKSPPPPSPKPHYEYKSPPPPSPSPPPPYEYKSPPPPSPKPHYEYKSPPPPSPSPPPPYYYKSPPPPSPSPPPPYYYKSPPPPSPSPPPPYYYKSPPPPKHSPPPPYYYKSPPPPSPSPPPLYYYKSPPPPSPSPPPPYYYKSPPPPSPSPPPPYYYKSPPPPSPSPPPPYYYKSPPPPSPSPPPPYYYKSPPPPPKSPAPVPYYYKSPPPPSPSPPPPYYYKSPPPPSPSPPPPYYYKSPPPPTKSPAPTPYYYKSPPPPKAYPPPYHYTSPPPPKAHPPPYYYTSPPPHVPYPHHHHLVVKVVGKVYCYRCYDWDYPKKSHDKKHLKGAVVELTCKVGEKEIKAYGETKINGKYSITVEGFDYGKYGAEACKAKLYKAPKGSQCNIATNLNWGKKGANLKVKSKTEDEVVLYAKPFAYAPETPYEECEKPKPTPAPYYYTSPPPPPPTYIYKSPPPPPPYKSPYYYKSPPPPSPSPPPPYYYKSPPPPSPSPPPPYYYKSPPPPSPSPPPPYYYKSPPPPSPSPPPPYYYKSPPPPSPSPPPPYYYKSPPPPSPSPPPPYYYKSPPPPSPSPPPPYYYKSPPPPTKSPAPEPYYYKSPPPPSPSPPPPYYYKSPPPPSPSPPPPYYYKSPPPPSPSPPPPYYYKSPPPPSPSPPPPYYYKSPPPPSPSPPPPYYYKSPPPPSPSPPPPYYYKSPPPPSPSPPPPYYYKSPPPPSPSPPPPYYYKSPPPPSPSPPPPYYYKSPPPPSPSPPPPYYYKSPPPPSPSPPPPYYYHSPPPPVKSPPPPVYIYASPPPPTQY from the exons ATGACCAGTTATGGTGGCGGCCCCTCCTGGGGCCGTCTTTGGCCTCAATTGGCTGTGGCATTGGCTCTGGTTCTTGTTTCAAACAGTGTAGGTTCAGTTTATGGGGATGCTTATTCTTATTATTCTCCACCTCCTCCTCCTTATGAATATAAGTCCCCTCCTCCACCTTCTCCTTCTCCTCCTCCACCTTATGAGTACAAATCCCCACCACCACCTTCTCCTAAACCTCAATATGAGTATaagtcaccaccaccaccatctccTTCTCCACCACCACCTTATGAGTACAAGTCTCCACCACCTCCATCTCCTAAACCTCAATATGAATACAAGTCTCCTCCGCCACCATCTCCATCTCCACCACCCCCTTATGAgtacaagtcaccacctccaccaTCTCCATCTCCACCACCTCCTTATGAGTACAAATCTCCACCCCCACCTTCTCCTAAGCCTCATTATGAGTATAAGTCACCACCACCACCTTccccatcaccaccaccaccttaTGAGTACAAAtctccaccaccaccatcacctaAGCCTCATTATGAGTATAAATCTCCTCCACCACCCTCTCCTTCTCCACCACCACCTTACTATTACAAGTCACCACCACCTCCATCTCCATCACCGCCTCCACCATATTACTATAAATCTCCTCCACCTCCTTCGCCATCACCCCCACCTCCCTACTACTACAAATCCCCTCCACCACCAAAGCATTCTCCTCCTCCACCTTATTACTACAAGTCACCACCACCACCTTCACCATCTCCTCCACCACTGTACTATTACAAGTCCCCACCTCCACCCTCACCATCTCCTCCTCCTCCATATTACTATAAATCCCCACCACCTCCCTCGCCATCCCCTCCGCCACCATATTATTATAAGTCACCACCTCCACCCTCACCATCTCCTCCCCCTCCATATTACTACAAGTCCCCACCACCTCCTTCACCATCACCTCCACCACCATACTATTATAAatctccaccaccaccaccaaaaTCACCAGCACCAGTGCCATATTACTACAAGTCTCCACCACCACCCTCACCATCTCCTCCCCCTCCTTATTATTACAAGTCTCCTCCTCCCCCTTCACCATCTCCTCCCCCACCATACTACTACAAATCTCCACCACCACCCACAAAATCACCAGCACCAACACCATACTATTACAAGTCACCACCACCGCCCAAGGCTTACCCACCTCCATACCACTACACTTCTCCACCGCCACCTAAAGCTCATCCTCCTCCATACTACTACACTTCTCCACCACCACATGTCCCTTACCCCCATCACCATCATTTGGTAGTGAAGGTGGTAGGAAAGGTGTACTGCTACAGATGCTATGATTGGGATTATCCTAAGAAGTCACACGACAAGAAGCATCTCAAAG GTGCTGTAGTGGAGCTGACATGCAAGGTAGGCGAGAAAGAGATTAAGGCCTATGGCGAAACCAAGATCAACGGCAAATACAGTATCACCGTGGAGGGCTTTGATTATGGCAAATATGGAGCCGAGGCTTGCAAGGCCAAGCTCTACAAGGCACCCAAGGGCTCACAGTGCAACATCGCAACTAACCTCAACTGGGGTAAGAAGGGTGCCAATCTCAAGGTGAAGTCCAAGACCGAGGATGAAGTTGTGCTCTATGCTAAGCCATTCGCTTATGCTCCTGAGACCCCTTACGAGGAGTGTGAGAAGCCCAAGCCTACACCCGCTCCTTACTATTACACTTCTCCACCACCTCCTCCTCCCACTTACATCTACAAGTCACCACCTCCCCCACCACCATACAAGTCACCTTACTACTATAAATCACCACCTCCTCCATCTCCATCCCCACCACCTCCCTATTACTATAAATCTCCTCCTCCACCATCACCTTCTCCTCCTCCACCTTATTACTACAAGTCACCTCCCCCACCATCACCATCACCTCCTCCTCCTTACTACTACAAGTCACCACCGCCACCATCTCCCTCACCACCACCTCCATACTACTACAAATCTCCTCCTCCACCATCACCATCTCCTCCTCCACCATATTACTACAAGTCACCACCACCCCCATCTCCCTCACCACCACCTCCATACTATTACAAATCTCCTCCCCCACCATCGCCATCTCCTCCTCCACCCTACTACTATAAGTCTCCACCACCACCCACAAAATCACCAGCACCGGAACCATATTACTATAAGTCTCCACCACCTCCATCACCCTCTCCTCCACCCCCATACTATTACAAGTCTCCTCCCCCACCATCACCATCTCCTCCTCCACCCTATTACTATAAGTCCCCACCACCTCCAtctccatcaccaccaccaccatattACTACAAGTCTCCCCCACCACCCTCACCTTCACCACCGCCACCTTACTACTACAAGtctccaccaccaccatcaccatcCCCACCACCTCCCTACTATTACAAATCCCCACCACCACCATCGCCATCTCCTCCACCACCATACTACTACAAGTCACCCCCACCACCATCGCCATCGCCTCCTCCACCATATTACTACAAGTCCCCACCTCCACCATCACCATCGCCTCCTCCTCCATATTACTACAAGTCCCCACCTCCACCATCTCCATCCCCTCCACCTCCCTACTACTACAAATCTCCTCCACCACCATCCCCATCACCCCCTCCTCCATACTATTACAAATCCCCACCTCCCCCTTCACCATCACCTCCTCCCCCCTACTACTACCATTCACCTCCTCCACCCGTGAAATCACCTCCTCCCCCAGTTTACATTTATGCCTCTCCACCACCACCAACTCAATACTAG